One genomic window of Fusarium fujikuroi IMI 58289 draft genome, chromosome FFUJ_chr01 includes the following:
- a CDS encoding choline permease, which yields MDVKPTTNLDDYQLAQLGHSQSFKRNFSRWTMLGLAFAILNSWTALAASLSLALPSGGPVAVIWGLVTAGICNLSLAASLAEFLSAQPTSGGQYHWVATIAPKSLKIPLSWITGWINLSGWACLVATNCSLSSTLIINIISLQNPSYEFQRWHQFLIYLGIAFIAFATNAFLHSLLPRINGLALVWSIAGFFIISITVLACAAPEYATADYVFATFINTTGWPDGIAWLLGLLQGGLGLTGFDAVAHMIEEIPNAASEGPKIMLYCQYIGISTGFLFLIVVLFVSGGIKNADTIIGSTAGPLLEIFYLATNSKVGAICLLMFPLLCLVFAAIAVMTTSSRMMFAFARDGGLPASRIWWKVHPKLGVPMNALYLNVVIVVIFGCIYLGSTVAFNAIVASSVVALGLSYGIPIALHLASGRTQLPEGAFKLPNWLGWTTNIIGLVYTIVTTVLFLFPPALPVSGTTMNYCVVAFGVIVVISAIQWVVDGRKNFEGPRITIGEHEMTERDIEE from the coding sequence ATGGATGTCAAACCGACCACCAATCTCGATGACTACCAACTCGCTCAGCTGGGCCATTCCCAGTCCTTCAAGCGCAACTTCAGTCGTTGGACAATGCTGGGTTTAGCttttgccatcctcaactcttGGACTGCTCTTGCAGCATCGCTTTCGCTCGCTCTACCATCAGGAGGACCTGTCGCTGTTATCTGGGGACTGGTCACAGCTGGTATCTGCAATCTCTCACTTGCTGCAAGTCTAGCTGAATTTCTGTCAGCACAGCCAACTTCTGGTGGGCAGTATCATTGGGTTGCCACCATTGCCCCCAAGTCTTTGAAGATCCCACTGTCTTGGATCACGGGTTGGATCAACCTCAGCGGCTGGGCCTGTCTGGTCGCGACGAATTGTTCTTTGTCGAgcactctcatcatcaacatcatctctctcCAAAACCCCAGCTACGAGTTCCAGAGATGGCACCAATTCCTCATCTATCTCGGTATCGCCTTTATCGCCTTCGCAACCAACGCTTTTCTTCATTCGCTCCTCCCTCGCATCAATGGCCTTGCCCTTGTATGGAGTATCGCCGGTTTCTTCATTATCTCCATTACAGTGCTTGCGTGTGCTGCGCCCGAATATGCTACGGCTGACTACGTATTCGCTACCTTTATCAACACAACTGGCTGGCCAGATGGTATCGCCTGGCTCCTTGGTCTCTTGCAGGGAGGACTTGGACTTACAGGGTTTGATGCCGTTGCTCACATGATTGAAGAAATTCCCAATGCAGCCAGCGAGGGGCCTAAGATTATGCTGTACTGTCAGTACATCGGCATCTCAACTGGATTCTTGTTTCTCATTGTGGTTCTATTCGTATCTGGCGGTATCAAGAACGCCGATACCATCATTGGATCAACAGCCGGTCCCCTGCTTGAGATCTTCTACTTGgccaccaacagcaaagTCGGAGCCATTTGCTTGCTCATGTTTCCTCTCCTCTGCTTGGTATTTGCTGCCATCGCAGTCATGACCACTTCTTCACGTATGATGTTTGCGTTCGCAAGAGACGGTGGACTCCCAGCATCGCGCATCTGGTGGAAGGTTCACCCCAAGCTCGGTGTACCCATGAATGCCCTGTATCTCAATGTTGTGATTGTGGTCATCTTTGGCTGCATCTACCTCGGTTCTACTGTCGCCTTTAATGCTATCGTCGCATCTTCTGTGGTTGCTCTTGGTCTCAGTTATGGCATTCCCATCGCTCTGCACCTTGCGAGTGGCCGGACTCAATTGCCAGAAGGAGCCTTCAAGCTGCCCAACTGGCTTGGATGGACAACAAACATCATCGGATTAGTGTACACTATTGTTACTACGGTGCTCTTCCTATTCCCTCCAGCGTTGCCTGTTAGTGGGACTACGATGAACTACTGTGTTGTTGCATTTGGTGTCATCGTGGTCATATCAGCCATTCAGTGGGTTGTGGATGGAAGAAAGAACTTTGAAGGACCTCGAATCACGATAGGCGAACATGAGATGACAGAGAGAGATATTGAGGAATAA